The following proteins are encoded in a genomic region of Sorangiineae bacterium MSr12523:
- a CDS encoding ketoacyl-ACP synthase III family protein — protein sequence MKIERLFIAGIGTYLPPLTRVEDAVADGRYDPQEAEDTGLESVCEATTETPPDMAVTAARSALARSGIRPEDVSLILHASLYFQGLELYTTASYIHREALGTHSALALEVKNQCNGSMTSMELAACYLQSSPERSAALVTTADKCCLPVIDRWKCDIGTVPSDGATAMILSQRGGFARVLSTVTVSDPSLERLHRGNAPFTTFNDPKVPVDLRLRKLQYLGDVELDEFTRKFRTGLRNSVDQALRDAGITFRDVARFVIPHAGRLVLQREYFMALDIAESATTWAWGRKLGHIGAGDQVAGFGHLVETNALKPGDHCLLMGVGAGFTWTCAVVQLIEQPSWARGSTNGAP from the coding sequence GTGAAGATCGAGCGCCTATTCATCGCCGGCATTGGCACGTACCTCCCGCCGTTGACCCGCGTCGAAGATGCGGTGGCGGACGGCCGCTACGATCCGCAGGAGGCGGAGGATACGGGGTTGGAGTCGGTCTGCGAGGCCACGACCGAGACGCCACCGGACATGGCGGTCACCGCAGCCCGAAGCGCGCTCGCTCGCTCGGGCATCCGGCCCGAGGACGTTTCGCTGATTCTGCACGCGAGCCTCTATTTCCAGGGGCTGGAGCTCTACACCACGGCGTCGTACATCCATCGCGAAGCGCTGGGCACGCACTCGGCGCTCGCTCTGGAGGTGAAGAATCAATGCAACGGATCCATGACGTCGATGGAGCTCGCCGCGTGCTACCTCCAAAGCTCGCCGGAGCGGAGTGCGGCGCTGGTGACCACCGCCGACAAATGCTGCCTGCCGGTCATCGACCGCTGGAAGTGCGATATCGGCACGGTCCCCTCCGATGGTGCCACGGCGATGATCCTCAGCCAGCGCGGCGGGTTTGCGCGAGTCCTCAGCACCGTCACCGTGTCGGACCCTAGCCTCGAGCGTCTGCATCGCGGCAATGCCCCGTTTACGACCTTCAACGATCCCAAGGTCCCCGTCGATCTCCGCCTGCGCAAGCTGCAATACCTCGGAGACGTGGAGCTCGACGAGTTCACCCGAAAGTTCCGGACCGGGCTGAGAAACTCGGTGGATCAAGCTCTGCGCGATGCAGGAATCACGTTCCGCGACGTGGCCCGCTTCGTCATTCCCCACGCCGGCCGGCTCGTGCTGCAGCGCGAATACTTCATGGCCCTCGACATCGCGGAGTCCGCGACGACCTGGGCATGGGGACGCAAACTCGGCCACATCGGGGCCGGCGATCAGGTTGCTGGCTTCGGCCACCTCGTGGAAACGAATGCATTGAAGCCCGGCGACCATTGCCTCCTGATGGGCGTGGGCGCCGGCTTTACCTGGACGTGCGCCGTGGTGCAACTCATCGAGCAGCCTTCATGGGCGCGCGGTTCGACGAACGGAGCTCCCTGA
- the fabD gene encoding ACP S-malonyltransferase, producing the protein MRACVFPSQGSQKKGMGKGLFDRFRPLVERADAILGHSIETLCVEDPDRRLLQTEFAQPAIYVVNALHHLQELERNPEPPDYFAGHSLGEYNALLAAGAFDFETGLKLVQRRAALMAKLDGGGMAAVVGAVEKAITDVLDQHAAEGVTIANYNAPYEFVLSGPRDGLARLRPIFEKVDGVKAFVALRTSGAFHSAHMKAARDAFQSHLASVDFSELSRPVISNVTARPYTKDTLRSLLAEQITAPVRWSESIRYLREAGVSRFTELGEGKVLSGLIGKILAEPPPTTAAMSPQEQVVAMLKEQVLVPELGEAARELEADRPFRQLGLDSLKYIRLARRAETVFGIPFKPATFYSITTSAAMADYVIEQGAGPQEAPPPKVDETRHRWSEHRDSEVLRLLRECVRGVRSLESTAAMIRAGLY; encoded by the coding sequence ATGCGCGCTTGCGTTTTTCCGAGCCAGGGCAGCCAGAAAAAAGGGATGGGCAAGGGCCTATTCGACCGATTTCGACCGCTGGTCGAGCGAGCCGACGCCATCCTGGGGCACTCGATTGAAACGCTGTGCGTGGAGGATCCCGATCGTCGCCTCCTGCAAACCGAGTTTGCCCAGCCAGCCATCTACGTCGTCAATGCGCTCCATCATCTCCAAGAACTGGAACGAAACCCCGAGCCTCCGGACTACTTCGCGGGCCATAGTTTGGGCGAGTACAATGCGCTCCTTGCCGCCGGTGCCTTCGACTTCGAAACGGGTTTGAAGCTCGTCCAACGGCGGGCCGCGCTCATGGCCAAGTTGGATGGCGGTGGAATGGCCGCCGTCGTCGGAGCCGTCGAAAAGGCCATCACCGACGTCCTCGATCAGCATGCCGCCGAGGGAGTCACCATTGCGAACTACAACGCGCCCTACGAGTTCGTGCTTTCGGGGCCGCGCGACGGGCTAGCGCGCCTCAGGCCCATCTTCGAAAAGGTGGACGGCGTGAAGGCCTTCGTGGCGCTACGAACCAGCGGCGCCTTTCACTCGGCACACATGAAGGCTGCGCGCGATGCGTTCCAGTCGCACCTCGCATCGGTCGACTTCAGCGAGCTGTCGAGGCCGGTTATCTCCAACGTCACCGCGCGGCCTTACACGAAGGATACGCTCCGATCCCTCTTGGCCGAACAGATCACCGCGCCGGTACGATGGTCGGAGAGCATTCGGTACTTGCGTGAAGCCGGCGTCTCGCGTTTCACGGAGCTCGGCGAGGGCAAGGTTCTCTCAGGGCTCATCGGGAAGATCCTCGCCGAACCTCCCCCCACCACCGCTGCAATGTCCCCGCAGGAGCAGGTGGTGGCCATGCTCAAAGAGCAAGTACTCGTGCCCGAGCTCGGCGAGGCCGCTCGCGAGCTCGAGGCCGATCGGCCGTTTCGGCAGCTCGGCCTCGACTCGCTCAAGTACATCCGTCTCGCACGCAGGGCCGAAACCGTGTTCGGCATCCCATTCAAGCCGGCGACCTTCTACTCCATCACCACCTCGGCGGCCATGGCGGACTACGTCATCGAGCAGGGCGCAGGACCGCAGGAGGCGCCGCCGCCGAAGGTCGACGAGACACGTCATCGTTGGAGCGAGCACCGTGACAGCGAGGTGCTGCGCCTTCTGCGCGAGTGCGTGCGCGGGGTGCGGAGCCTCGAGAGCACGGCCGCGATGATCCGCGCCGGCCTGTACTGA
- a CDS encoding type I polyketide synthase, with protein MHARDESSIPIAIVGIGCRLPPWLDTPDALWRALCERIDAVREVPPGRWNASEWVDADAQAPGKMSTRWGAFLDDVAGFDADFFRISKTEAKQMDPQQRIALEVACAALEDARIPLTSLAGSRTGVFVGAMWQEYHLLTGGDATAIRVHSATGWDNSVIPGRIAYALGLRGPSMTVATSSSSSLVAVHLAVQSLRQGESDLALAGGVNLMLHPHASVAMSKLGTQSPDGRCRAFDADGQGYVRGEGCGIVVLRRLSDALAAGDRIYAVVRGSAVNNDGASNGLTAPSADAQAEVVRAAWHDAGISPRDVAYVEAHGTGTPVGDPIEASALGAVFAEGRSTPLCIGSAKTNFGHLEPASGIVGLLKVALSLHHGELPPSLHFQTPRPGIDFVAHKLEVVTERRAWPSDGRRFAGVSSFGFAGTNAHVALAEAPPPAQVPMRPASDSRPVSLVISGTSREARARNAARLAEHLRCKPDVGLADVAYSLATARAHFEARAAVTVRSAAEAVEALHALAEGRAHPAVVEGTASPRHKVVFVFPGQGAQWRGMGKALLEQSTAFRLAIDACDRALRPLTGWSVLDLLRDDDDDLERVDRVQPALFAMYVGLAAAWEAFGLRPDAVVGHSQGEVAAAVVCGALSIEQGARIVAARSHAVRESGRPGAMALVERPVEHVRDLIAPYGDALSIAVVNTKSSTVVAGDVDAVEQLLRTLADTDVFSRRINVDYASHSAHMDALMPRLRDELAGIAPLGARIPFYSSVTGEAVSGRELDGSYWCKNLREPVRMDRALGRLLDDGHDVFVEVSPHPVLSMALTDAGSERGAVVVGSLHREQGGLERLWRALAELHVQGYSVDWPRAFEPLAARSIDLPTYAFQRQHLWLDTDVEEDTASAGGPALREQLLALPESERLPWLVGLVQAEAAAVLGLPDPSRMAADRVLRAQGFDSLTVVELRNRLVARSGVTLPAAMAFDYPTPRAIAGLLLERAGNAAVPNVARPLRKRRVPSTNGDDPVAIVAMACRLPGGIEDAEGFWDVLDAGRDVIGPFPARWGDLDGLAWDAHVTREGGFVREVEGFDAAFFGISPREAQSMDPQQRLLLELTWEALERANLVPEALRGSKTGVYVGAMSSDYDTGRRWNADAIDGYQLTGNASSVISGRIAYTLGLEGPALTIDTACSASLVALHVAAAALRRGECDRALVGGVTVMSTPQMFIEFSRLKGLASDGRCKSFSAKADGTSWAEGCGVLVLERLSCAERDGHRILALVRGTAINQDGRSQGLTAPNGLAQQRVLRDALADARLAPADVDAVEAHGTGTVLGDPIEAGALAEVFGPGRDAARPLYLGSAKSNLGHAQAAAGILGVIKMVLALERGRLPKTLHAEEPSPHVPWAGSGLALLHDARPWPRGERPRRAGVSAFGISGTNAHAILEEAPSRNVEPLGETANQAAYPLLLSGTDLRALRAQARRWMGWAAQHTDARWLDVVHTAAKYRTHFEARAAVTVRSVAEAVEALHALAEGRAHPAVVEGTASPRHKVVFVFPGQGAQWRGMGKALLEQSTAFRLAIDACDRALRPLTGWSVLDLLRDDDDLERVDRVQPALFAMYVGLAAAWEALGLRPDAVVGHSQGEVAAAVVCGALSVEQGARIVAARSHAVRESARPGAMALVERPVEHVRDLIAPYGEALSIAVVNTKSSTVVAGDVEAVEQLLRTLADTDVFSRRINVDYASHSAHMDALMPRLREELAGIAPLGARMPFYSSVTGEAVSGRELDGSYWCKNLREPVRMDRALGRLLDDGHDVFVEVSPHPVLSMALTDAGSERGAVVVGSLHREQGGLERLWRALAELHVQGYGVDWPRAFEPLAARSIDLPTYAFQRQHLWLEAPRPRESMQAAGLVPTRHPWLGAATALAGRDEHLFTGRLSLREQPWLRDHVALDDVLVPGAGLLDLALSAAQTVGAKRIAELTLLEPLALSEAAVRLQATAGAPDARGRRPFALYSQLEGTPDPKAWRHHASGQLEERTDAATDAGFEELRTWPISGVEARNLDDFYPSARARGLDYGPAFQGLTELGRRGDVLYGYVRLPESVRGAAGEYHLHPALLDAALHVLVAGLLDGDATATAPLLPFVWSDVAVYATGAAELRVRAELEHGEDTARATMWLADGAGVPVARVGGITLQRARVETKALDSKHLYAIDFQPLQLADPAALESGAASPKRLVMDVTSSFDEADTLEATQRITVDALTSLQRVLADPQLRDTELVWVTRGGLRTSALWGLLRTARAEQPERVIRAIDLDPEAPSDPALLERALATREVEVVLRAGSARIPRLIPVKADVSAPRPLDPDGTVLITGGTGELGRALALHLVRVHGVRHVVLTSRRGANAPHAEALARDLEAAGALGVRIATCDVAQRAEVAALLAGVDSSHPWTGIFHLAGVLDDGLVQGIDVGRLARVMSPKVAGALHLDELTEGMNLSAFVLFSSVAGVLGTAGQGSYAAANAFLDAMAAQRQRRGLVGQSLAWGLWEQAGVGMTAHLGKADLGRLRRQGIGALSLEEGLRLLDAALARPEANLVPVRLELGALEHALGDAEAPSMLRTLVQPRRRAPAKSAPKAASLRDAMATLPESERLPQLLEMVRHEVAAVLGLSGPDAVPPDKALRAQGLDSLTMVELRNRLSRRAEITLPATLAFDYPTPNAVAGLLLTTL; from the coding sequence ATGCACGCTAGAGACGAATCCAGCATTCCCATCGCCATCGTGGGCATTGGCTGCCGGCTGCCGCCCTGGCTCGATACACCCGATGCACTGTGGCGCGCGCTATGCGAGCGCATCGACGCGGTCCGGGAAGTGCCGCCTGGCCGGTGGAATGCTTCGGAATGGGTCGATGCCGACGCGCAAGCACCCGGAAAAATGTCGACCCGATGGGGCGCATTTCTCGATGACGTCGCCGGATTCGATGCGGATTTCTTTCGCATTTCGAAGACCGAGGCCAAGCAGATGGACCCTCAGCAGCGCATCGCGCTGGAGGTCGCGTGCGCCGCGCTGGAAGATGCAAGGATCCCGCTGACGAGCCTCGCGGGCTCGCGCACCGGCGTCTTCGTCGGGGCGATGTGGCAGGAGTACCATCTATTGACCGGCGGAGATGCGACCGCGATACGCGTGCATTCCGCGACGGGCTGGGACAATTCGGTCATCCCCGGGCGCATCGCCTATGCGCTGGGATTGCGTGGCCCTTCGATGACGGTCGCGACCTCCTCGAGCTCGTCCCTGGTGGCGGTGCACCTCGCGGTGCAGTCCCTGCGCCAAGGTGAGTCGGATCTCGCGCTGGCCGGTGGGGTCAACCTCATGTTGCACCCGCACGCGTCGGTGGCGATGAGCAAGCTCGGCACGCAGAGCCCGGACGGGCGCTGCCGCGCCTTCGATGCCGACGGGCAAGGCTACGTGCGCGGCGAAGGCTGCGGAATCGTGGTGTTGCGCAGGCTGTCCGATGCACTGGCCGCGGGCGATCGCATTTACGCGGTGGTGCGCGGCAGTGCGGTCAACAACGATGGCGCGTCGAACGGACTGACCGCGCCGAGTGCCGACGCCCAGGCCGAGGTGGTGAGGGCCGCATGGCACGATGCAGGGATCTCGCCGCGTGACGTGGCCTATGTCGAAGCGCACGGCACGGGCACGCCGGTCGGCGATCCGATCGAAGCCTCCGCGCTGGGTGCGGTTTTCGCGGAAGGGCGCTCCACGCCGCTCTGCATCGGATCGGCCAAGACGAACTTCGGACACCTCGAACCGGCGTCGGGCATCGTGGGCCTGCTCAAGGTGGCGCTGTCGCTGCATCATGGTGAGCTTCCACCGAGTCTTCATTTCCAAACGCCTCGTCCGGGTATCGATTTCGTGGCCCACAAGCTCGAGGTCGTGACGGAGCGCCGGGCATGGCCATCGGACGGACGTCGGTTCGCGGGCGTCAGCAGCTTCGGCTTTGCGGGGACCAATGCGCACGTTGCCCTGGCGGAGGCGCCGCCGCCCGCCCAGGTGCCGATGCGACCGGCAAGCGATTCGCGGCCGGTCTCCCTGGTCATCTCGGGAACGAGCCGCGAGGCGCGCGCACGAAATGCTGCGCGGCTCGCCGAACACCTGCGGTGCAAGCCTGACGTGGGACTCGCCGATGTCGCCTACTCGCTCGCAACGGCGCGGGCGCACTTCGAGGCGCGCGCGGCGGTGACGGTGCGCTCGGCGGCGGAGGCGGTGGAAGCGCTTCATGCGCTCGCCGAAGGGCGCGCACACCCCGCGGTCGTCGAAGGCACGGCCTCTCCTCGCCACAAGGTCGTCTTCGTCTTCCCGGGTCAAGGCGCTCAGTGGCGCGGCATGGGTAAGGCCTTGCTCGAGCAGTCCACCGCCTTTCGCCTTGCCATCGACGCGTGCGATCGCGCTCTTCGGCCTCTCACCGGTTGGTCCGTCCTCGACCTTTTGCGCGACGACGACGACGATCTCGAACGCGTCGATCGGGTCCAGCCCGCGCTCTTCGCCATGTATGTCGGCCTGGCCGCCGCCTGGGAGGCGTTCGGATTGCGCCCAGACGCCGTCGTGGGGCATAGCCAAGGCGAGGTCGCCGCGGCCGTCGTCTGCGGCGCGCTCTCCATCGAACAAGGCGCCCGCATCGTCGCGGCACGCAGCCATGCCGTCCGCGAATCCGGCCGCCCCGGGGCCATGGCCCTCGTCGAGCGACCCGTCGAGCACGTCCGCGACCTGATTGCTCCTTATGGGGACGCTCTCTCGATCGCGGTGGTCAACACCAAGAGCTCCACCGTCGTCGCGGGCGACGTGGACGCCGTCGAGCAGCTTTTACGGACGCTTGCGGATACCGACGTCTTCTCCCGCAGGATCAACGTCGATTACGCCTCGCACAGCGCCCACATGGACGCGCTGATGCCGCGATTGCGGGACGAGCTCGCCGGCATCGCCCCGCTCGGCGCTCGGATCCCGTTTTATTCCAGCGTCACGGGCGAAGCGGTTTCGGGCCGCGAGCTCGATGGCAGCTACTGGTGCAAGAACCTGCGCGAGCCGGTGCGCATGGACCGGGCCCTCGGCCGTCTGCTCGACGATGGGCACGATGTCTTCGTCGAGGTGAGCCCGCACCCCGTGCTGTCGATGGCCCTGACCGATGCCGGCTCGGAACGCGGAGCCGTGGTGGTGGGCAGCCTGCACCGCGAGCAGGGTGGGCTCGAACGACTCTGGCGTGCCCTCGCGGAACTGCACGTGCAAGGCTACTCCGTCGATTGGCCCCGCGCCTTCGAGCCCCTCGCCGCGCGCTCCATCGACCTGCCCACCTACGCCTTCCAGCGCCAGCACCTCTGGCTCGACACCGACGTCGAAGAAGACACCGCGTCCGCGGGCGGTCCCGCTCTGCGGGAGCAACTCTTAGCGCTGCCCGAATCCGAACGTCTCCCCTGGCTGGTTGGCCTCGTGCAGGCCGAAGCGGCCGCCGTGCTCGGCCTGCCGGACCCAAGCCGGATGGCGGCGGACAGGGTCTTGCGCGCGCAGGGTTTCGATTCGCTGACCGTCGTGGAGCTGCGCAATCGGCTCGTGGCACGCAGTGGCGTCACGCTACCGGCGGCCATGGCGTTCGATTACCCGACCCCGCGCGCCATCGCCGGACTCTTGCTCGAACGCGCAGGCAATGCGGCGGTCCCCAACGTCGCCCGTCCGCTGCGCAAGCGGCGCGTCCCGAGCACGAACGGGGACGATCCCGTGGCCATCGTGGCGATGGCCTGCCGCCTGCCGGGAGGGATCGAGGATGCCGAGGGCTTCTGGGACGTACTCGACGCAGGTCGCGACGTCATTGGCCCCTTCCCGGCGCGCTGGGGCGATCTCGACGGATTGGCGTGGGACGCCCACGTCACGCGCGAAGGTGGCTTCGTGCGCGAAGTCGAAGGATTCGACGCGGCGTTTTTCGGCATCAGCCCGCGCGAGGCCCAGTCGATGGACCCACAGCAGCGTCTTTTGCTGGAGCTGACGTGGGAGGCGCTCGAGCGCGCCAACCTCGTGCCCGAGGCACTGCGCGGCAGCAAGACCGGCGTCTACGTCGGCGCGATGAGCTCGGACTACGATACCGGGCGCCGGTGGAACGCCGACGCCATCGACGGCTACCAACTCACCGGCAATGCCTCGAGCGTGATCTCGGGTCGAATCGCCTACACCCTGGGGTTGGAGGGCCCGGCGCTCACGATCGATACGGCGTGCAGCGCGTCGCTCGTGGCGTTGCACGTCGCCGCCGCCGCGCTGCGCCGCGGTGAGTGCGATCGCGCGCTCGTGGGTGGCGTCACCGTCATGAGCACCCCGCAGATGTTCATCGAGTTCAGCCGACTCAAAGGGCTCGCCTCCGACGGTCGCTGCAAGAGCTTCTCCGCGAAGGCCGACGGTACGAGCTGGGCCGAGGGTTGCGGCGTGCTGGTACTCGAACGACTCTCGTGCGCAGAGCGCGATGGCCATCGGATCCTGGCCCTGGTGCGCGGCACGGCCATCAACCAAGACGGCAGGAGCCAGGGCTTGACCGCTCCCAACGGCTTGGCGCAGCAGCGCGTGCTGCGCGATGCCCTCGCCGACGCACGGCTCGCCCCGGCGGACGTCGACGCCGTCGAGGCCCACGGCACCGGGACTGTGCTCGGCGATCCCATCGAGGCAGGCGCCCTCGCCGAGGTTTTTGGCCCCGGACGCGATGCCGCCCGTCCGCTCTACCTCGGGTCGGCCAAGTCCAACCTTGGCCATGCGCAGGCGGCCGCCGGCATCCTTGGCGTTATCAAGATGGTGCTGGCGCTGGAGCGCGGCCGGTTGCCCAAGACGTTGCACGCGGAGGAGCCGAGCCCGCACGTGCCGTGGGCCGGCAGCGGACTCGCCCTGCTGCACGACGCGCGGCCATGGCCCCGCGGCGAGCGCCCGCGGCGAGCGGGTGTGAGCGCGTTCGGCATCAGTGGCACCAACGCACACGCGATCCTGGAGGAGGCGCCATCGCGGAATGTCGAACCTCTCGGCGAGACGGCAAACCAAGCAGCCTACCCGTTGCTGCTCTCGGGCACGGATCTCCGTGCGCTTCGGGCGCAAGCACGTCGCTGGATGGGGTGGGCGGCCCAGCACACCGACGCCCGCTGGCTCGACGTCGTGCACACGGCCGCCAAGTACCGCACGCATTTCGAGGCGCGCGCGGCGGTGACGGTTCGCTCGGTGGCGGAGGCGGTGGAAGCGCTTCATGCGCTCGCCGAAGGGCGCGCACACCCCGCGGTCGTCGAAGGCACGGCCTCTCCTCGCCACAAGGTCGTCTTCGTCTTCCCGGGTCAAGGCGCTCAGTGGCGCGGCATGGGTAAGGCCTTGCTCGAGCAGTCCACCGCCTTTCGCCTTGCCATCGACGCTTGCGACCGCGCTCTTCGGCCTCTCACCGGTTGGTCCGTCCTCGACCTTTTGCGCGACGACGACGATCTCGAACGCGTCGATCGGGTCCAGCCCGCGCTCTTCGCCATGTATGTCGGCCTTGCCGCCGCCTGGGAGGCGCTCGGATTGCGCCCAGACGCCGTCGTGGGCCACAGCCAAGGCGAGGTCGCCGCGGCCGTCGTCTGCGGCGCGCTCTCCGTCGAACAAGGCGCCCGCATCGTCGCGGCACGCAGCCATGCCGTCCGCGAATCCGCCCGCCCTGGGGCCATGGCCCTCGTCGAGCGCCCCGTCGAGCACGTCCGCGACCTGATTGCTCCTTATGGCGAAGCTCTCTCAATCGCGGTGGTCAACACCAAGAGCTCCACCGTCGTCGCGGGCGACGTGGAGGCCGTCGAGCAGCTTTTACGGACGCTTGCGGATACCGACGTCTTCTCCCGCAGGATCAACGTCGATTACGCCTCGCACAGCGCCCACATGGACGCGCTGATGCCGCGGTTGCGGGAGGAGCTCGCCGGCATCGCCCCGCTTGGCGCTCGTATGCCGTTTTATTCCAGCGTCACGGGCGAAGCGGTTTCGGGCCGCGAGCTCGATGGCAGCTACTGGTGCAAGAACCTGCGCGAGCCGGTGCGCATGGACCGGGCCCTCGGCCGTCTGCTCGACGATGGGCACGATGTCTTCGTCGAGGTGAGCCCGCACCCCGTGCTGTCGATGGCCCTGACCGATGCCGGCTCGGAACGCGGAGCCGTGGTGGTGGGTAGCCTGCACCGCGAGCAGGGTGGGCTCGAACGACTCTGGCGTGCCCTCGCGGAACTGCACGTACAAGGCTACGGCGTCGATTGGCCCCGCGCCTTCGAGCCCCTCGCCGCGCGCTCCATCGACCTGCCCACCTACGCCTTCCAGCGCCAGCACCTCTGGCTCGAGGCTCCCCGGCCGCGCGAGAGCATGCAAGCTGCCGGATTGGTTCCAACACGCCATCCATGGCTGGGCGCGGCCACCGCCCTCGCCGGCCGCGACGAGCACCTGTTCACCGGCCGCCTCTCGCTCCGCGAACAACCCTGGCTGCGGGACCATGTCGCCTTGGACGACGTGCTCGTGCCCGGCGCTGGGCTCCTCGACCTCGCGCTGTCGGCGGCGCAGACCGTTGGGGCGAAGCGCATCGCCGAATTGACCCTGCTCGAACCTCTCGCCCTGTCCGAGGCCGCGGTCCGTCTGCAGGCCACGGCGGGCGCACCCGATGCTCGGGGGCGGCGTCCGTTTGCGCTCTACAGCCAGCTCGAAGGTACGCCGGATCCCAAGGCGTGGCGGCATCACGCCAGCGGCCAGCTCGAGGAACGCACGGACGCGGCCACCGATGCAGGCTTCGAGGAGCTTCGCACCTGGCCCATCTCGGGCGTGGAGGCCCGCAATCTCGACGACTTTTACCCGAGCGCGCGTGCCCGTGGCCTGGATTACGGCCCCGCCTTTCAAGGGCTCACCGAGTTGGGACGGCGCGGCGACGTGCTTTACGGGTACGTGCGCCTGCCCGAGTCGGTCCGCGGTGCCGCGGGCGAATACCACCTTCATCCGGCCCTCCTCGATGCGGCGCTGCACGTGCTCGTCGCAGGACTGCTCGATGGGGACGCGACCGCGACGGCCCCTCTCCTCCCCTTCGTCTGGAGCGACGTCGCCGTGTATGCGACGGGCGCCGCCGAGTTGCGTGTCCGCGCCGAGCTCGAACACGGCGAGGACACCGCACGCGCAACGATGTGGCTGGCCGACGGCGCCGGTGTGCCGGTGGCGCGCGTGGGCGGCATTACGCTGCAGCGGGCTCGCGTCGAGACCAAGGCGCTCGATTCGAAACACCTTTATGCCATCGATTTCCAGCCGCTGCAGCTCGCCGATCCGGCGGCGCTCGAGTCGGGCGCTGCATCGCCCAAGCGACTCGTGATGGACGTAACCTCCTCGTTCGACGAGGCCGACACCCTCGAGGCGACCCAACGCATCACGGTCGATGCCCTGACCTCGCTCCAGCGCGTACTCGCGGATCCGCAGCTCCGAGACACCGAGCTCGTATGGGTGACGCGTGGCGGGCTCCGTACGAGTGCTCTCTGGGGCCTGCTCCGCACCGCGCGCGCCGAGCAACCCGAGCGCGTGATTCGCGCGATCGATCTCGATCCCGAAGCGCCATCGGATCCCGCGCTCCTCGAGCGAGCCCTCGCCACCCGCGAAGTGGAAGTCGTGCTGCGGGCTGGCAGCGCGCGGATCCCCCGCCTGATCCCGGTCAAAGCGGACGTGTCCGCGCCGCGCCCCCTCGACCCCGACGGAACGGTGCTCATCACCGGCGGTACGGGCGAGTTGGGACGCGCACTCGCCTTGCACTTGGTGCGCGTACACGGCGTGCGTCACGTGGTGCTCACCTCGCGCCGGGGAGCCAATGCCCCTCACGCCGAAGCTCTCGCGCGCGATCTCGAAGCGGCGGGCGCCCTCGGCGTCCGCATCGCGACCTGCGACGTGGCGCAACGAGCGGAGGTGGCCGCGCTGCTCGCGGGCGTCGATTCTTCCCATCCCTGGACAGGCATCTTCCACTTGGCCGGTGTCCTCGACGACGGGCTCGTCCAAGGCATCGATGTCGGGAGACTCGCCCGCGTGATGTCGCCCAAGGTCGCGGGCGCGCTGCACCTCGACGAGCTGACCGAGGGCATGAATCTTTCGGCGTTCGTGCTCTTTTCCTCGGTGGCCGGGGTTCTTGGTACCGCAGGCCAGGGCAGTTACGCCGCGGCCAACGCCTTCCTCGACGCGATGGCCGCACAACGGCAGCGACGCGGCCTCGTAGGCCAAAGCCTCGCGTGGGGACTGTGGGAGCAGGCGGGGGTCGGTATGACCGCGCACCTCGGCAAGGCCGATCTGGGCCGGCTGCGCCGCCAGGGCATCGGTGCGCTCTCGCTCGAGGAAGGACTGCGCCTCCTCGACGCGGCACTCGCGCGCCCCGAGGCCAATCTGGTCCCCGTGCGGCTCGAGCTCGGCGCGCTCGAGCACGCCCTCGGCGATGCCGAGGCACCCTCGATGCTGCGCACGCTCGTGCAACCGCGACGGCGAGCGCCTGCGAAGAGTGCCCCGAAAGCAGCCTCGCTGCGCGACGCCATGGCGACTCTGCCCGAGTCCGAGCGTTTGCCACAGCTCCTCGAGATGGTTCGGCACGAGGTTGCCGCGGTGCTCGGCCTCTCCGGTCCCGACGCCGTGCCACCCGACAAGGCGCTGCGAGCGCAGGGTCTCGACTCGCTGACCATGGTCGAGTTGCGCAATCGCCTTTCCCGCCGAGCGGAGATCACCTTACCGGCCACCTTGGCCTTCGACTACCCCACACCGAATGCCGTCGCCGGCCTTTTACTTACCACTCTGTAA